In one window of Maribacter dokdonensis DSW-8 DNA:
- a CDS encoding beta-ketoacyl synthase N-terminal-like domain-containing protein, producing MKEKISITSIASISPLGSSLDEIWKAYQNNQHYFSLENINEAKTWVAPLATSGQVMVASLRGSDSKYKKLDNSVLFAMVASRMAFEQSGWSNTSDFGINMGSSRGATKLFEEYHSEFLNTGISSTLSSPTTTLGNISSWVSHDLGAKGPDISHSITCSTGLHSVLNGVAWLNSGMSSRFLVGASEAPLTNFTIAQMKALKIYAKAPTLNSNSVVDKATVIERSQNYPCQALNFEKEYNSMILGEAASVACLETGIVDNALAVIEGVGFATEILKHNTSISANAVCFQKSMKKALDGINPAEVDAIVMHAPGTIKGDSSEYNAIKEVFGDDMPQLTTNKWKIGHTFATSGMLNLELAILMLQNNKMVSIPYLNQKTHEKDLKKVLVNAVGFGGNAVSILVSKKE from the coding sequence TTGAAAGAGAAAATATCAATAACGTCCATAGCTTCAATTTCACCTCTGGGGTCTAGTCTAGATGAAATTTGGAAAGCCTATCAAAATAACCAACATTATTTTTCACTTGAAAATATCAATGAAGCTAAAACCTGGGTTGCACCTTTAGCAACATCTGGACAGGTAATGGTAGCATCATTACGAGGGTCTGATAGTAAATATAAAAAGTTAGATAATAGTGTGTTATTTGCTATGGTAGCCTCTAGGATGGCTTTTGAACAATCTGGTTGGAGCAATACTTCTGATTTTGGAATCAATATGGGCTCATCAAGAGGGGCAACCAAGTTGTTTGAAGAATATCATTCTGAATTTTTAAATACAGGTATTTCATCCACACTCAGCTCACCAACAACCACGCTAGGTAACATATCTTCATGGGTGTCTCATGATTTAGGGGCTAAGGGACCGGACATTTCACATTCCATTACCTGTTCAACAGGATTACATTCAGTGCTGAACGGGGTAGCTTGGTTAAATAGCGGAATGTCTAGTAGGTTTTTGGTAGGAGCTAGTGAAGCACCTTTGACCAATTTTACCATTGCCCAAATGAAGGCGTTAAAAATATACGCAAAAGCACCAACGTTAAACTCGAATTCGGTAGTCGATAAGGCAACAGTAATTGAGCGTAGCCAAAATTATCCTTGCCAAGCGTTAAACTTTGAAAAGGAATACAATAGTATGATTTTAGGCGAAGCGGCATCAGTTGCGTGTTTGGAAACAGGGATTGTTGACAATGCTCTGGCTGTTATTGAAGGAGTGGGGTTTGCAACGGAAATTTTAAAACATAATACATCAATTTCCGCAAATGCCGTTTGCTTTCAAAAATCTATGAAAAAGGCTTTGGATGGGATAAATCCTGCTGAGGTAGATGCCATTGTAATGCACGCACCAGGAACCATCAAAGGAGATTCATCAGAATATAATGCAATCAAAGAAGTATTTGGTGATGATATGCCGCAATTGACCACCAATAAATGGAAGATAGGTCATACGTTTGCCACATCGGGGATGTTAAATTTAGAATTGGCAATACTCATGTTACAGAATAATAAAATGGTCTCAATACCTTATTTGAATCAGAAAACGCATGAAAAAGACCTTAAAAAAGTGCTTGTAAATGCGGTTGGATTTGGTGGTAATGCAGTAAGTATTTTGGTTTCTAAGAAAGAATAG